The following proteins come from a genomic window of Arcobacter sp. F2176:
- a CDS encoding urease subunit gamma — MFLTNREQERLMIYTASKLALERKEKGLKLNYPEAVAILSSYILEGAREGKTVAQLMVDATKVLGEDDVMDGIASMMHMVQIEATFDDGTKLVTVHNPITTSKKAKIEPGEYFVSEGEIALNENKKIATIQVENKGDRPVQIGSHYHFFEVNKELAFDRVKAYGKRLDVPAGTSVRFEPGSIKEINLIDFSGKRYMSGFNGLVEGFLDDVPTKENAMKNLEKFLGV; from the coding sequence ATGTTTCTAACAAATCGTGAACAAGAAAGATTGATGATTTATACAGCTTCAAAATTGGCACTTGAGCGAAAAGAAAAAGGTTTAAAGCTAAACTATCCAGAAGCTGTTGCAATTTTGAGTTCATATATTCTTGAAGGTGCAAGGGAAGGTAAAACTGTAGCACAACTTATGGTTGATGCTACAAAGGTTTTAGGTGAAGATGATGTTATGGATGGAATTGCCTCTATGATGCATATGGTTCAAATAGAAGCTACCTTTGATGATGGTACAAAACTCGTTACAGTTCACAATCCTATTACTACAAGTAAAAAAGCAAAAATAGAACCGGGTGAATATTTTGTAAGTGAAGGTGAAATAGCTCTAAATGAAAATAAAAAAATTGCCACAATACAAGTAGAAAACAAGGGCGATAGACCAGTGCAAATTGGATCACACTATCACTTTTTTGAAGTTAATAAGGAACTTGCCTTTGATAGAGTAAAAGCTTATGGAAAAAGACTTGATGTTCCAGCAGGAACTTCAGTACGATTTGAGCCAGGTTCAATAAAAGAGATAAATCTAATAGATTTTAGTGGAAAAAGATATATGAGTGGATTTAATGGTTTGGTTGAGGGATTTTTAGATGATGTTCCAACAAAAGAAAATGCCATGAAAAATTTAGAAAAGTTCCTAGGAGTATAA
- the urtA gene encoding urea ABC transporter substrate-binding protein has protein sequence MKSRFTKVLAASAIVTMSMMAQAADTIKVGVLHSLSGTMAISETTLKDTVLMLIDEQNKKGGLLGKKIEPVVVDPASNWPLFAEKMRGLLTKDKVDVTFGCWTSVSRKSVLPVVEELNGLLFYPVQYEGEESSKNVFYTGAAPNQQAIPAVDYLMNDMGVKRWVLAGTDYVYPRTTNKILEAYLKSKGVKSSDIMINYTPFGHSDWQSIVSEIKKFGSAGKKTAVVSTINGDANVPFYKELGNQGITSSSIPVIAFSVGEEELSGLDTKPLVGHLAAWNYFESVSTPENDKFISTWHKYIKDDKRVTNDPMEATYIGFNLWVKAVEKAGTTNVDKVREAIVGLSVPNLTGGTATMLKNHHITKPVLIGEIQEDGQFETVWQTEKEVPGDAWSNYLPGSKDLISDWTKPINCGNYNTKTKKCMGAN, from the coding sequence AGCTGCATCAGCAATTGTAACTATGAGTATGATGGCTCAAGCTGCTGATACAATCAAAGTTGGTGTTTTACACTCACTATCTGGAACAATGGCGATTTCAGAAACAACTTTAAAAGATACAGTTTTAATGCTTATTGATGAGCAAAATAAAAAAGGTGGTTTATTAGGTAAAAAAATAGAACCAGTTGTAGTTGACCCTGCATCAAACTGGCCACTGTTTGCTGAAAAGATGAGAGGACTTTTAACTAAAGATAAAGTTGATGTTACATTTGGTTGTTGGACATCAGTTTCTAGAAAATCAGTTCTTCCAGTTGTTGAAGAGTTAAATGGTTTACTTTTTTATCCTGTTCAATATGAGGGTGAAGAGTCTAGCAAAAATGTATTTTATACAGGTGCTGCGCCTAACCAACAAGCAATTCCTGCAGTTGATTATCTTATGAACGATATGGGTGTTAAAAGATGGGTTTTAGCTGGTACTGATTATGTATATCCAAGAACTACAAATAAAATCTTAGAAGCATACTTAAAATCAAAAGGTGTTAAATCATCTGATATTATGATTAACTATACTCCATTTGGACACTCTGATTGGCAAAGTATTGTAAGTGAAATCAAAAAATTCGGAAGCGCTGGTAAAAAAACTGCTGTTGTATCTACAATCAATGGTGATGCAAATGTTCCTTTTTATAAAGAATTAGGTAACCAAGGTATTACATCTTCATCTATTCCAGTTATTGCATTCTCTGTTGGAGAAGAAGAGCTATCAGGACTTGATACTAAACCTTTAGTTGGTCATTTAGCTGCATGGAATTATTTTGAAAGTGTTTCTACTCCAGAAAATGACAAATTTATTTCAACTTGGCATAAATATATTAAAGATGATAAAAGAGTTACAAATGACCCAATGGAAGCTACTTACATCGGATTTAATTTATGGGTAAAAGCTGTTGAAAAAGCTGGAACTACAAATGTTGATAAAGTAAGAGAGGCAATCGTTGGATTATCTGTTCCAAATCTTACTGGTGGAACTGCAACTATGCTTAAAAATCACCATATTACAAAACCTGTTTTAATCGGTGAGATTCAAGAAGATGGCCAATTTGAAACTGTATGGCAAACTGAAAAAGAAGTTCCAGGTGATGCTTGGTCAAACTACTTACCAGGAAGTAAAGACTTAATCTCAGATTGGACTAAACCAATCAATTGTGGAAACTATAACACTAAAACTAAAAAGTGTATGGGTGCTAACTAA
- the urtD gene encoding urea ABC transporter ATP-binding protein UrtD, giving the protein MNLLRHENEQNIGNLKIGDRILLVDGVSVSFDGFKALNNLSFSINYGELRCIIGANGAGKSTMMDVVTGKTRPDEGEVVFGNAVNLLELDEPTISEIGIGRKFQKPTVFQNHSVFENLELAMKDDKRFFKTLFSKLGSEQKDKIEETMKLIGLKELYNMDAGILSHGQKQWLEIGMLIMQEPKLLLVDEPVAGMTPQEVDKTAEILTSLSKENAVVVVEHDMEFIRSIASKVTVLHEGSVLAEGNMDAIQNNEKVRKVYLGE; this is encoded by the coding sequence ATGAATCTATTAAGACATGAAAATGAACAAAATATTGGTAATCTTAAAATTGGAGATAGAATATTATTAGTTGATGGCGTTAGTGTTAGTTTTGATGGATTTAAAGCCTTAAATAACTTAAGTTTTTCCATAAACTATGGGGAACTTAGATGTATCATTGGAGCCAATGGTGCAGGAAAATCTACTATGATGGATGTGGTTACAGGAAAAACTAGACCTGATGAGGGAGAAGTTGTATTTGGTAATGCCGTAAATTTATTAGAACTAGATGAACCAACAATTTCTGAAATAGGTATTGGGAGAAAATTCCAAAAACCAACAGTATTTCAAAATCATTCAGTTTTCGAAAATTTAGAGTTAGCAATGAAAGATGATAAAAGATTTTTTAAAACACTTTTTTCGAAACTAGGAAGTGAGCAAAAAGACAAAATAGAAGAGACTATGAAATTAATTGGTCTAAAAGAGCTTTACAATATGGATGCTGGTATTTTATCTCACGGTCAAAAACAGTGGCTTGAAATAGGTATGCTTATCATGCAAGAGCCAAAGTTACTTCTAGTAGATGAACCCGTTGCAGGAATGACACCACAAGAGGTGGACAAAACAGCAGAGATTTTGACAAGTTTATCAAAAGAAAATGCTGTAGTTGTGGTTGAACATGATATGGAGTTTATACGAAGTATCGCTTCAAAAGTAACTGTGCTACATGAGGGTTCTGTTTTGGCAGAAGGTAATATGGATGCGATACAGAACAATGAAAAAGTGCGAAAAGTATATTTAGGAGAATAA
- the urtE gene encoding urea ABC transporter ATP-binding subunit UrtE, whose translation MLKIENINQFYGQSHTLWDLNLEIKKGRCTCLMGRNGVGKTTLSKVIMGLLPIRDGQIIYDGQDISKLPDHKRASIAIGYVPQGREIFSQLSVLENLQIGVLANRNKILKVPEKIYELFPVLKDMQKRKGGDLSGGQQQQLAIARALCIDPKFLILDEPSEGIQPNIVAQIGEVIDYLTKEEDMTVLLVEQKLPFARRHGDDFYVVDRGSVVAQGEIGQLSDEIIRKYMSV comes from the coding sequence ATGTTAAAAATAGAAAATATAAATCAATTTTATGGTCAAAGTCATACCCTTTGGGATTTGAATTTAGAGATTAAAAAGGGTCGTTGTACTTGTCTTATGGGAAGAAATGGAGTTGGTAAAACAACACTTAGTAAAGTTATTATGGGTTTACTTCCTATTCGTGATGGGCAAATCATTTATGATGGACAAGATATTTCAAAACTACCAGATCACAAACGGGCAAGTATTGCAATAGGTTATGTTCCTCAAGGAAGAGAGATATTTTCACAACTAAGTGTCCTAGAAAACTTGCAAATTGGAGTTTTGGCAAATAGAAATAAAATCTTAAAAGTTCCAGAAAAGATATATGAACTTTTCCCAGTACTTAAAGATATGCAAAAAAGAAAAGGTGGGGATTTATCAGGAGGTCAACAACAACAACTTGCAATCGCCCGAGCACTTTGTATTGATCCAAAGTTTTTAATTCTTGATGAGCCAAGTGAAGGGATACAACCAAATATTGTAGCTCAAATTGGGGAAGTAATTGATTATCTTACAAAAGAAGAAGATATGACAGTTTTACTTGTGGAACAAAAGCTTCCATTTGCCAGACGACATGGTGATGATTTTTATGTAGTAGATAGGGGAAGTGTAGTTGCACAAGGAGAGATTGGGCAACTTAGTGATGAGATTATTCGGAAGTATATGTCGGTTTAG
- the urtB gene encoding urea ABC transporter permease subunit UrtB, with protein MKILKIILLNLLILSSLIASDLQSDSQELLTNSYSKKEIVILDLTKKYKSEKKFEYLLQKLLAGDLYYTKSDKQIVFLKEKKENNYHTVDVFSGEKLSEASKYDFKKVKINNKLRNIIKASLAKINLFSTDEDKRLNSAKNLLKNLKLDDKEIIIEALQSEKSSNIRDILDEANTILIAQYGTAEEKYKAVDKLGGFISSKTLATLKDVLNNSEDEKLKTIAESSLDIVEIKKSIYSFIETAFFGLSMGSVLLLAAIGLAITFGVMKVINMAHGELIMIGAYTTYTIQQLFPNLIEYSVIIAIPAAFIVSGIVGIIIERLVIRHLYGRPLETLLATFGVSLILQQLVRTIYSPLNQEVKTPSWMSGAWEVNSSLFLTYNRLYIVIFSVMVFLAILYVMKKTSLGLKVRAVSQNRPIARAMGIKSSFIDAATFGIGSGIAGVAGVALSQLTNVGPNLGQAYIVDSFMVVVFGGVGNLWGTLIAALTLGEINKFIEPISGAVLAKVIILVFIILFIQKRPRGLFPQKGRDAQD; from the coding sequence ATGAAAATCTTAAAAATAATATTGCTTAATTTATTAATTTTATCTTCACTAATTGCTTCAGATCTTCAAAGTGATTCACAAGAACTTTTGACAAATAGTTATTCTAAAAAAGAAATAGTTATATTAGATTTAACTAAAAAGTATAAAAGTGAAAAAAAGTTTGAGTACTTATTACAAAAACTTTTAGCAGGAGATTTATATTATACAAAAAGTGATAAACAAATTGTATTTTTAAAAGAGAAAAAAGAGAATAACTATCATACAGTTGATGTTTTTTCTGGCGAGAAGTTAAGTGAAGCTTCAAAATATGATTTTAAAAAAGTTAAAATCAATAATAAATTAAGAAATATTATAAAAGCATCTTTGGCAAAAATAAATCTTTTTTCTACTGATGAAGATAAAAGATTAAATTCTGCTAAAAATTTATTAAAAAACCTAAAACTTGATGATAAGGAGATTATCATTGAGGCTTTACAAAGTGAAAAATCCTCAAATATTAGAGATATTTTAGATGAGGCAAATACTATTTTAATTGCTCAATATGGAACTGCTGAAGAAAAATATAAAGCTGTAGATAAACTTGGAGGTTTTATTTCATCTAAAACTCTTGCAACACTAAAAGATGTACTTAATAATAGTGAAGATGAAAAACTAAAAACAATAGCTGAATCTTCACTTGATATAGTTGAGATAAAAAAGAGTATTTATTCATTTATCGAAACTGCATTTTTTGGACTTAGTATGGGTTCTGTTTTACTTTTAGCAGCTATTGGCTTAGCAATTACCTTTGGTGTTATGAAAGTAATCAATATGGCGCATGGTGAACTTATTATGATAGGTGCTTATACCACATATACGATTCAACAACTTTTCCCAAATCTCATTGAATACTCTGTGATTATCGCAATTCCTGCTGCTTTTATAGTAAGTGGAATTGTGGGAATCATAATAGAAAGATTGGTGATAAGACATCTTTATGGAAGACCTCTTGAAACACTACTTGCAACTTTTGGGGTAAGTTTGATTTTACAACAGTTAGTGCGAACAATATATTCACCACTTAATCAAGAAGTAAAAACTCCTTCATGGATGAGTGGAGCTTGGGAAGTAAATAGTTCACTGTTTCTTACATACAATAGATTATATATCGTGATATTTTCTGTAATGGTATTTTTAGCGATTTTGTATGTTATGAAAAAGACTTCTTTAGGGTTAAAAGTAAGAGCTGTTTCACAAAATAGACCAATTGCAAGAGCTATGGGTATAAAATCAAGTTTTATAGATGCAGCTACTTTTGGAATAGGTTCAGGAATAGCAGGAGTTGCAGGGGTTGCCCTATCTCAACTTACAAATGTGGGACCAAATCTAGGACAAGCTTATATTGTGGATAGTTTTATGGTTGTTGTATTTGGTGGAGTTGGAAATCTATGGGGAACTTTAATAGCAGCCCTTACTTTAGGTGAAATTAACAAGTTTATTGAGCCAATTTCAGGAGCAGTGTTAGCAAAAGTTATTATCTTAGTATTTATTATTTTATTTATACAAAAAAGACCTAGAGGATTATTTCCTCAAAAAGGTCGAGATGCACAGGATTAA
- the ureC gene encoding urease subunit alpha, whose protein sequence is MKISKEKYASMYGPTTGDRFRLADTSLIAKIEKDYTTYGEESKFGGGKTVRDGMAQSPTAVDVADLIITNAVIIDYTGIYKADIGIKDGIISAIGKSGNPNLCDGITEGLEIGANTEILSAEGKIITAGGIDSHIHFISPGQIDVALASGVTTMVGGGTGPNTGTNATTCTPGEWNIGKMIQSVDNLPLNFGFMGKGNSSCKEALEVQIKAGAMGLKLHEDWGSTPKAIDTCLSVADEYDVQVAIHTDTLNESGFVDNTVDSFKDRTIHTFHSEGAGGGHAPDIMKVAGLANVLPSSTNPTLPYTKNTIEEHLDMLMVCHHLSPKIPEDVSFAESRIRGKTIAAEDVLHDLGAISITSSDSQAMGRVGEVLTRTWQVADSMKKQRGALLGDDELSDNNRIKRYIAKYTINPAIACGIDEYVGSIEVGKMADLVLWNRAFFGVKPEIIIKGGFIALSMMGDSNASIPTPEPNMYRPMFGSLGKATAKTSVIFTSKVALDSGIREKLEIDKSMLAVKNTRNIGKKDMKLNDFIGDIEVNPETYDVTVNGELIESNYVSVVPMAKKYFMF, encoded by the coding sequence ATGAAAATATCAAAAGAAAAATATGCTTCAATGTATGGACCAACGACTGGTGATAGATTTAGACTCGCTGATACATCTTTAATAGCTAAGATAGAAAAAGATTATACAACTTATGGAGAAGAGAGTAAGTTTGGTGGTGGTAAAACAGTAAGAGATGGTATGGCACAAAGTCCAACTGCTGTAGATGTTGCTGATTTGATTATTACAAATGCTGTTATTATTGATTATACAGGTATTTACAAAGCTGATATAGGTATCAAAGATGGAATAATATCGGCTATTGGAAAATCTGGAAATCCAAACCTTTGTGATGGTATTACAGAAGGTTTAGAAATAGGTGCAAATACAGAAATATTGTCTGCTGAGGGTAAAATCATAACTGCTGGTGGTATAGATTCTCATATTCATTTTATAAGCCCTGGTCAAATTGATGTTGCACTAGCTAGTGGAGTTACTACTATGGTAGGTGGGGGAACTGGCCCAAATACAGGAACAAATGCCACAACTTGTACTCCAGGGGAGTGGAATATAGGTAAGATGATACAAAGTGTTGATAACTTACCACTTAACTTTGGTTTTATGGGAAAAGGAAATAGTTCTTGTAAAGAGGCTTTAGAGGTTCAAATAAAAGCTGGAGCTATGGGACTAAAACTGCATGAGGATTGGGGAAGTACTCCAAAGGCTATTGATACTTGTTTAAGTGTTGCAGATGAGTATGATGTGCAAGTTGCTATTCATACAGATACATTAAATGAATCAGGATTTGTAGATAATACTGTTGATTCTTTTAAAGATAGAACAATACATACCTTTCATAGTGAAGGAGCAGGTGGGGGACATGCCCCTGATATTATGAAAGTGGCTGGTTTAGCAAATGTCTTACCATCAAGTACTAATCCAACTCTACCATATACAAAAAATACAATAGAAGAACATCTTGATATGCTTATGGTTTGTCACCATTTAAGTCCAAAGATTCCAGAAGATGTAAGTTTTGCAGAGAGTCGTATTAGAGGCAAGACAATTGCAGCTGAAGATGTGTTACATGACTTGGGAGCTATTAGTATCACAAGTAGCGATTCACAAGCTATGGGAAGAGTAGGGGAAGTACTTACAAGAACTTGGCAAGTGGCTGATTCTATGAAAAAACAAAGAGGTGCTTTACTTGGAGATGATGAGTTAAGTGATAATAATAGAATTAAAAGATACATCGCAAAATATACAATAAATCCAGCAATTGCTTGTGGAATAGATGAGTATGTGGGAAGTATTGAAGTTGGTAAAATGGCTGACTTAGTTTTATGGAATAGAGCATTTTTTGGAGTGAAACCTGAAATTATCATCAAAGGTGGATTTATAGCACTTAGTATGATGGGTGATTCAAATGCTTCAATTCCAACACCAGAACCAAATATGTATAGACCTATGTTTGGAAGTTTGGGAAAAGCAACTGCAAAAACAAGTGTTATTTTTACTTCTAAAGTAGCTTTAGATAGTGGCATTAGAGAAAAGTTAGAAATTGACAAATCTATGTTAGCAGTGAAAAATACAAGAAATATTGGTAAAAAAGATATGAAATTAAATGATTTTATTGGAGATATTGAAGTTAATCCAGAAACTTATGATGTAACAGTAAATGGAGAGTTAATAGAATCAAACTATGTTTCAGTAGTACCAATGGCAAAAAAATATTTTATGTTCTAG
- a CDS encoding urease accessory protein UreE gives MENCMIKKVAKISKDIDATDEVELSWFDMQKPNLTGVSKSGINFVVKVKFTHLHENDILICEDGYAIKVKRSVDEVFVLEFSDALVFAKTAYEIGNRHQPIMIEDYKITLLDDISIGDIIKDCYTNENINVEKTKGYFKPNGKAHHSH, from the coding sequence TTGGAAAATTGCATGATAAAAAAAGTTGCAAAGATAAGTAAGGATATTGATGCAACTGATGAGGTTGAGCTATCTTGGTTTGATATGCAAAAACCAAATTTAACAGGGGTTAGTAAAAGTGGTATAAATTTTGTAGTAAAAGTAAAGTTTACTCATTTACATGAAAATGATATTTTAATATGTGAAGATGGTTATGCTATCAAAGTAAAACGAAGTGTTGATGAGGTTTTTGTTTTAGAGTTCTCAGATGCTTTAGTTTTTGCAAAAACAGCATATGAAATAGGAAACAGACATCAACCCATAATGATAGAAGATTATAAAATTACACTCTTAGATGATATTTCTATAGGTGATATTATAAAAGATTGTTATACAAATGAGAATATTAATGTAGAAAAAACAAAAGGGTACTTTAAACCAAATGGTAAAGCACATCACTCGCACTAA
- a CDS encoding urease accessory protein UreD, translating to MNIKFKFENNKFSLDKLELPSRYYYFQNEENYIKLLNIGEGIFPKDKIRTSFKLDNSNLILTTESATKIYPSKKEYGINKIDIRLENSSNLEFLNDELILYKDSKYIQFFNLKCDDSSTFFYSDILSRGRSFEDFVFSKMLIKNSFSCESKLEYIEKFDVCGDELKDYIYRKSSDNFIFAKIYIKIKENDNLIKNIQQNGFESFSFSHNKRIIIGVISSNSMSELKSKVMYIWELYRNDLNKKKFSLGKQ from the coding sequence ATGAATATAAAATTTAAGTTTGAAAATAATAAGTTTTCTTTAGATAAATTAGAACTTCCCTCAAGATACTACTATTTTCAAAATGAAGAGAATTATATAAAGCTCTTAAATATTGGAGAGGGAATATTTCCCAAAGATAAAATAAGAACATCATTTAAACTTGATAACTCAAACCTAATTCTAACAACTGAATCAGCTACAAAAATCTATCCATCTAAAAAAGAGTATGGAATAAACAAAATAGATATAAGATTAGAAAATAGTTCAAACCTAGAGTTTCTAAATGATGAACTTATTTTATACAAAGACTCAAAATATATTCAGTTTTTTAATTTAAAGTGTGATGATAGTTCAACATTTTTTTATTCAGATATATTAAGTCGTGGAAGAAGTTTCGAGGACTTTGTTTTCTCAAAGATGTTAATAAAAAACAGTTTTTCATGTGAGAGTAAACTTGAATACATAGAAAAGTTTGATGTGTGTGGTGATGAGCTTAAAGATTATATTTATAGAAAAAGCAGTGATAATTTTATTTTTGCAAAAATATATATTAAAATAAAAGAAAATGACAATCTAATAAAAAATATACAGCAAAATGGCTTTGAATCTTTTTCTTTTAGTCATAATAAAAGAATTATTATTGGAGTAATTAGTTCAAACAGTATGTCAGAGCTTAAATCAAAAGTTATGTATATCTGGGAACTTTATAGAAATGATTTAAATAAAAAGAAATTTAGTCTAGGAAAACAATAA
- the urtC gene encoding urea ABC transporter permease subunit UrtC, whose protein sequence is MKQSEILLAGKNKSIIFKILENDKGGKIVLSTLAVVVFVVSFCNLFVPSSSAFYISTFTVTILGKYLAFALLALALDLVWGYLGVLSLGHGAFFALGGYGFAMYLMRQIGDRGVYGNPDLPDFMVFMNLKELPWFWYGFDNPLFTFIMIMLVPAILAFVFGWFAFKSRVTGVYLSIITQAMTYALMLAFFRNDMGFGGNNGLTDFKDILGFDLQADTTRVGLLIITFLALTLGYLICRFIINSRLGRVIISIRDEESRVRFIGYKVEQYKVFIFVVSAILAGIAGALYVPQVGIINPGVFSPLFSIELVIWVAIGGRGTLYGAIIGAIIVNFASTYFTSALPEVWLYALGGLFVLVTLYLPQGVVGLISKINGKLGKAK, encoded by the coding sequence ATGAAACAAAGTGAAATCCTGCTTGCAGGTAAAAATAAATCAATAATTTTTAAAATTTTGGAAAATGACAAAGGTGGGAAGATAGTTTTATCAACTCTTGCAGTTGTAGTATTTGTAGTATCATTTTGTAATTTATTTGTACCAAGTAGTTCAGCATTTTATATCTCAACTTTTACAGTTACGATTTTAGGTAAATATTTAGCATTTGCTCTTTTAGCACTTGCATTAGATTTAGTGTGGGGATATTTAGGGGTTTTAAGCCTTGGTCATGGAGCATTTTTTGCCCTTGGTGGATATGGGTTTGCTATGTATCTTATGCGTCAAATAGGTGATAGAGGAGTTTATGGGAATCCTGATTTACCAGATTTTATGGTATTTATGAACTTAAAAGAGTTACCATGGTTTTGGTATGGATTTGATAATCCTTTGTTTACTTTTATAATGATTATGCTCGTACCTGCAATCTTAGCTTTTGTTTTTGGCTGGTTTGCTTTTAAATCAAGAGTTACAGGAGTTTATCTTTCAATCATAACTCAAGCAATGACTTATGCACTTATGTTAGCATTTTTTAGAAATGATATGGGCTTTGGTGGAAATAATGGGTTGACAGATTTTAAAGATATTTTAGGATTTGATTTACAAGCGGATACGACAAGAGTAGGACTTCTTATAATTACTTTTTTAGCTTTGACTTTGGGATATTTGATTTGTAGATTTATTATCAACTCAAGATTAGGTCGTGTAATTATATCTATTAGAGATGAAGAGAGTAGGGTGAGATTTATTGGATATAAAGTTGAACAATACAAAGTATTTATATTTGTAGTTTCAGCAATACTTGCAGGAATAGCAGGAGCACTTTATGTTCCACAAGTGGGCATCATAAATCCAGGAGTTTTCTCACCACTATTTTCTATTGAACTTGTTATTTGGGTAGCAATAGGTGGAAGAGGAACTTTATATGGTGCAATCATTGGAGCAATTATTGTAAATTTTGCAAGTACATATTTTACCTCTGCACTTCCAGAAGTTTGGTTATATGCTTTAGGTGGATTGTTTGTGCTTGTAACTTTATATCTTCCACAAGGTGTAGTTGGACTTATAAGTAAAATCAATGGAAAACTTGGAAAGGCTAAATAA
- a CDS encoding ATP-binding protein gives MKFYNREKELEVLKKADILKSQKSIMTMLIGRRRVGKTTLVLQNYSNEKVLYFFVSKKNEQLLCEEFCNEIVDKLEVKIFGKVTKFEELFEYILELGKTKSFTLIIDEFQEFFRINESIYSSMQKLWDLNKDKTNIHLITCGSVYSLMKKIYEDNKEPLFGRCDFKVDLKPLKVSVLKEILKDYNSYSNENLLDFFLLTGGVAKYIELFILNSSFDLKSMIDTIIDPNSMFLEEGKNRLIEEFGKE, from the coding sequence ATGAAATTTTACAATAGAGAAAAAGAGCTTGAAGTTCTAAAAAAAGCAGATATATTAAAATCTCAAAAATCAATAATGACAATGTTAATAGGTAGAAGAAGAGTTGGAAAAACAACTCTTGTTTTACAAAATTATTCAAATGAAAAGGTTTTATATTTTTTTGTTTCTAAAAAAAATGAACAACTGCTTTGTGAAGAGTTCTGTAACGAAATAGTTGATAAGTTAGAAGTTAAGATTTTTGGAAAAGTTACAAAATTTGAAGAACTTTTTGAATATATTTTAGAGCTTGGAAAAACAAAATCATTTACACTTATAATTGATGAATTTCAAGAGTTTTTTAGAATAAATGAATCAATTTATTCATCTATGCAAAAACTTTGGGATTTAAATAAAGATAAAACAAATATTCATCTTATAACTTGTGGTTCTGTTTATTCACTAATGAAAAAAATCTATGAAGATAATAAAGAGCCACTTTTTGGAAGATGTGATTTTAAAGTAGATTTAAAACCTTTGAAAGTTAGTGTATTAAAAGAGATTTTAAAAGACTACAACTCATATTCAAATGAAAACTTACTAGATTTTTTCCTTTTAACAGGTGGAGTTGCAAAATATATTGAACTATTTATTTTAAATAGTAGTTTTGATTTAAAATCAATGATAGATACAATAATTGACCCAAACTCAATGTTTTTAGAAGAGGGTAAAAATAGACTTATAGAAGAGTTTGGAAAAGAATAG
- a CDS encoding DUF234 domain-containing protein produces the protein MGTYFSILALISDSKTSRSEIESILEKNISGHLSRLEKDYNIIKSIKPINAKPNSKIQKYEIVDNFLAFWFRFIFKYQSLIEAENFDRLKKIIYRDISTFKGKFLEKLFVELLKEKQTFTTIGSYWERNNQNEIDIVAIDDIDKKLLICEVKLNEKRLSYNDLVLKSQKLVQEYKGYEIEYRLLSVKDI, from the coding sequence ATAGGAACATATTTTTCAATTCTTGCACTTATCTCTGATTCAAAAACTTCAAGAAGTGAAATAGAATCTATCTTAGAGAAAAACATTTCAGGACATTTATCACGACTTGAAAAGGACTATAACATCATAAAATCAATCAAACCAATAAATGCAAAACCAAACTCAAAAATTCAAAAATATGAAATAGTAGATAACTTTTTAGCTTTTTGGTTTAGATTTATTTTTAAATACCAATCACTTATCGAAGCTGAAAATTTTGATAGATTAAAAAAGATTATTTATAGAGATATTTCAACTTTTAAAGGAAAATTCCTTGAAAAGCTTTTTGTTGAACTATTAAAAGAGAAACAAACTTTTACAACTATTGGTTCATATTGGGAACGAAATAATCAAAATGAAATAGATATAGTCGCTATTGATGATATAGATAAAAAACTTCTTATTTGTGAAGTAAAACTAAATGAAAAACGACTAAGTTATAATGATTTAGTTTTAAAATCTCAAAAATTAGTACAAGAATATAAAGGTTATGAGATTGAATATAGGCTTTTATCTGTAAAAGATATTTAA